A window of the Phaseolus vulgaris cultivar G19833 chromosome 5, P. vulgaris v2.0, whole genome shotgun sequence genome harbors these coding sequences:
- the LOC137835494 gene encoding uncharacterized protein, giving the protein MSSTSRAWTWTVAASVGVVEALKDQGICRWNSVLRSAQQHAKHNMRSLSHTKKLSSQSSAMASAKFKDEKAKQSEESLRTVMYLSCWGPN; this is encoded by the coding sequence ATGAGTTCTACAAGCCGTGCTTGGACTTGGACCGTGGCTGCAAGTGTTGGAGTGGTGGAGGCCTTGAAGGACCAGGGCATCTGCAGGTGGAACAGCGTGTTGAGATCAGCACAGCAACATGCTAAACATAATATGAGATCTTTGTCTCACACCAAGAAGCTTTCTTCTCAATCCTCTGCCATGGCTTCTGCAAAATTCAAAGATGAGAAAGCTAAGCAGTCAGAGGAGTCTTTGAGAACTGTCATGTACTTGAGTTGCTGGGGTCCCAACTAA